The genome window ATCTACATTGAGTTTAGCGCCTCTCAAGATCATTTTTCGTGCGGTTGTTTTAAAGCTAGCAGGAGTGTCCCTGAGTCCTGTATCAACATTTAAAGTCTGGGAGTTGAGCTCAAAATATAATGTAGCGTGCTCGTTAGTTGTTAGCCCAATTGTACGTCTTTGGACTTGTTTATCTTTACCTGTGATATTCACACTGAGCATCACTGGAAAGTCGCTTACGTTTGAAACATCGAAAAATAAAGCGCTATTGCCCAAAACACTCAGATCCCATAACTTATTCGGTTTGAGTGTGATCCCAGAGAATTTATGCTTAGTGGAAAACGAAAGCTCTAATGCTTTATTTTTATTTTTAATTACTTGTGTCGTTTTTATATTTTTATTTGTTAGTTTATAACTGTTACTAGCGTGCTCAAAATCGTCAATTAAAATAGTCTTGTTATCGTGTTGCAAGTCAAATTCCCTTGCAACACCTTCACCGCTTAAAACTAACGTTGAGTATACAAAGATAGATAAGCATCTAATTATTTTATTCATTTTATTACCTTATACTTTAACGAGTAATAGGTAATGTTATGAAAACGCACTCTGACACATATTTTTATTCATTTAACTGGTTATGAGTCATTAGTTGAATTATTTGCTGTTGATTCAACGCCGCTTCTACTACATAAAGCTCATCGAGTCCGCCTTTAAAGAACATTTGCTTCTCATGTGTTGCGCCTTCTATGTAACCAATATTTTTTCCTATCGTCAGTGGCCGAGAGGCTGGGTGCTGTAAATTTGTTGCGACTTTAGCGATTGACTTTTTCTGCGTTTTTTCAAGCTTACCATCAACATATAGCAAAACATGTGTCGCTAAGTTACTCTTTAGTCCACCGTATAAAACCACTGCAATATGGTGCCACTCATCATCTCGCAGATCGGTATTACCCACAATTTGAGCATTATAGGTCCCTATTCTGATCCTACCTAAAGGCCCGTCAATTGACTCTGGATTAGGGGAAATTTGCCACGCTGAATAATCTTGCTGTAATCCCCAGCTCACAATGCCGTATGCATTTTCCGGTAAAAAATCACTAGGCACTTTGAGCCAAAAGGCGACCGTTCTGGGGTTATCACTGCCAACACCTGGGTACTGTGTTTCTAACCAATTATTTTCACCATTAAAGCTAATTGCCTTATCATATACACCCGCTACCTCTGTTAACTGTTCATCAATGGGTGATTTATCTTTGGCTACATACTGCTGACCATCAATACCACGGCCGCTGGAGAGATAATTATGTTGCTGCTTATCATCAAATGACCAATGTAATAAGTGAGGCTCTTCTATTGAGTCTCCAGGTAATACACGCATAAAATCAGAAGGTACGCTAACAAAGCTGGTAATTTGATGATTTAAATCAAACGCTAATGCCTGATCTTTTTTCACATGTTGATAAGACTGCGTTTTATTGCCACGCGCTTTTATTTCACCATCGAGCACATGTACTTGAGATTCACCGCTATTAGACACTTCGACGCCAAATTCTGTGCCTAAATCTATTATCTCTGAACTTGGGGTATCAACTCTAAAGCCAATTGCATTTTGTGGTACTCGGGCCACTAACTTACCATGATGAAGCGTTACTTTATCTCTGGATTGCAAATTCACTTTAACCGGCGCTTCTAAAACGAGTACCACGCCATTTTCGAGTAAAATTTCACTGTAACCATGCTCAAGAATAATATCTCCTTGACCTAATTGACTGCCAACAGAAAAATTAGCGTTATGCGAAGCAGTCATTTTTGTGACTTCAGCAAACTTATTTGTGTAGTCCAAGTGCTCTGCCAAAAATATAACGCTGACAAAAAGCATAATACTTGCAGCAAGCGCATACGGGCTTGAAAACCAGCTCATTGTACTTTTCGGCCGAATCGTTTTTTGTTGCTCGCTTAGTTTTGCCATTACACTGCGGGTAAAATTGTCTGGTCGCGTATCCGATTGATGATGTGCTTTTAATAAACGTTCACTCGTCACATATTTACTCACTTGTGCAAGTAAATTAACATCATGCTGACAGGCTTCAAGCAATTCGTCGGCAACATCTTCGCCAGCCAAATACGCGGCTAATAGCTGTTGTTGGTGCTTCGTCATTTGTTCAGTCATGCTCACCGTTGCTGCTGCTGTATTCTTTTATCAATACATGTTTTCAATGATTGACGAATTCTAAATAAGCGCATAGTCATAGTAGAATGTTTATCTTCATATTTTCGACATAGCTCAGCCAATGAAACGCCTAATGTGTAATGTTCAGTTAATAAATTGCGCATTTTCTCGCTTAATTTTTCAAGGCAAATAGTTAAATTATCAAACATATCAAGCTCGACCCCTTCATGGATATTTTCATCAATGTGTTGATTTATTAAGTGCTCTAACTCATCAGCGCTGCCTAATGCCACAGCTCGGTGTTTACGTTGATGGTTTTTTAATAAATAAGCAGCAATCCCCCTCAACCAAGCTAAAAAGGAACTTTCACTGTTAAACTCAGCGATTTTTTTAAAAGCAATAATAAAGGTCTCTTGTGCTAAATCTTCTGCTTCGTGAGGGGTATTTAGTCGAATAACTAAAAAGGCCCTCACAGCAGACTGATAACGCTCAACTAACAGAGAATATGCAGCAACATTGCCTTGTAATATATCGTCAATTATAGAACCATCACTTTTACCATCTAACGATATTATATTTTCTTTCAAATCAGAGTCCTAATTGAAATAACTGACGTAAGATGGTGCGTCAATTTGCAATTGACTTTGAGTCGTAAATAACTTCCCAGATGCTAAATCACGCTTAATAATCACAACATTATTACTATATTGATTAGCCACTAATAACTGTTTTTGTGATTTTGAAAAATTAAAATCACGAGGATGTAAACCGCCACTTGAGACTTTATTAATTAATTGTAGTCGGGCTTCTGCCATTAATTGATAACCATAAATTGCATTCTCACCGCGCACAGCCACATAAACATGGCGACCATCCTCAGAAATACGAATTGCCGATGCAAGGTTTTGTTGCTCGTCAACTTTTGCGGGCATTATATTTGTTTTTGAAACGTGTAATAACGCACCATTTTGTAATATTTTGAAGATACTAATACTGTTACTCAATTCATTTAAGCTAAACACTAATTTTTTAGCCTGATGAAAAGCAAGATGGCGAGGCCCATCCCCCGGCGTTAATTCAATGCGGTGTACTGGCGTAAAATCACTTTTTAAGCTATCAAAAACAATAATCTCGTCTGTACCTAAATCCGTCAAATACAGATAGCCACTTTGCTTATCCCACCCCGAAAAATGTAAATGAGCACTTCGTTGTCTGGGCGTAATACTACTTCCTGTATTAATAAATTGACCCCGTGATACTAATAATCCTGCCTTATTAATATTAAACAGTTCACTATTACCTGTCGTGTAATTTACAACAGCTAACTGCTGGCGATCATCCGAAATATTAATATGACATAGCCCTTTTCCTTCAATCGGGTACGTTTTAAGCTTTGTAAACGCGTTACTTTTTCAGTCATACACGTTAATAACAGAT of Pseudoalteromonas arctica A 37-1-2 contains these proteins:
- a CDS encoding RNA polymerase sigma factor, with the protein product MKENIISLDGKSDGSIIDDILQGNVAAYSLLVERYQSAVRAFLVIRLNTPHEAEDLAQETFIIAFKKIAEFNSESSFLAWLRGIAAYLLKNHQRKHRAVALGSADELEHLINQHIDENIHEGVELDMFDNLTICLEKLSEKMRNLLTEHYTLGVSLAELCRKYEDKHSTMTMRLFRIRQSLKTCIDKRIQQQQR
- a CDS encoding LamG-like jellyroll fold domain-containing protein, which translates into the protein MTEQMTKHQQQLLAAYLAGEDVADELLEACQHDVNLLAQVSKYVTSERLLKAHHQSDTRPDNFTRSVMAKLSEQQKTIRPKSTMSWFSSPYALAASIMLFVSVIFLAEHLDYTNKFAEVTKMTASHNANFSVGSQLGQGDIILEHGYSEILLENGVVLVLEAPVKVNLQSRDKVTLHHGKLVARVPQNAIGFRVDTPSSEIIDLGTEFGVEVSNSGESQVHVLDGEIKARGNKTQSYQHVKKDQALAFDLNHQITSFVSVPSDFMRVLPGDSIEEPHLLHWSFDDKQQHNYLSSGRGIDGQQYVAKDKSPIDEQLTEVAGVYDKAISFNGENNWLETQYPGVGSDNPRTVAFWLKVPSDFLPENAYGIVSWGLQQDYSAWQISPNPESIDGPLGRIRIGTYNAQIVGNTDLRDDEWHHIAVVLYGGLKSNLATHVLLYVDGKLEKTQKKSIAKVATNLQHPASRPLTIGKNIGYIEGATHEKQMFFKGGLDELYVVEAALNQQQIIQLMTHNQLNE